A single Lactuca sativa cultivar Salinas chromosome 8, Lsat_Salinas_v11, whole genome shotgun sequence DNA region contains:
- the LOC111882792 gene encoding uncharacterized protein LOC111882792: MFRLRKNKFQQIDNAMESRYEYFQLRYDARGKRDFTRLQKCFATIKLMALGESLETIDDYMRTSERTARESLYRLARGVIETFGDKYLHKPSLNDMQQLYAVHKERHGFSGMLGSIDCTKWIWRNCPVAWKGQCTSGHLRSPSLILKVVASQDLWNRHVFFGVVGSNNDVNVLD, encoded by the exons ATGTTTCGTTTGCGGAAAAATAAGTTTCAACAGATAGACAATGCAATGGAAAGCAG gtatgaatatttTCAATTGAGGTATGATGCGAGAGGTAAACGAGATTTTACAAGGTTGCAAAAATGTTTTGCTACAATCAAGCTTATGGCTTTGGGGGAATCACTCGAAACTATTGATGACTATATGAGAACGTCAGAGCGAACTGCACGAGAAAGTTTGTATAGATTGGCGAGAGGTGTTATCGAAACCTTCGGTGACAAATACTTGCACAAACCTTCATTGAATGACATGCAACAACTATATGCGGTGCATAAAGAACGACATGGTTTTTCGGGAATGCTTGgaagcattgattgcacaaaatGGATATGGAGAAATTGTCCTGTGGCGTGGAAAGGTCAATGCACAAGTGGTCATCTTAGATCGCCTTCGTTAATATTAAAGGTTGTTGCGTCACAAGACTTATGGAATCGGCATGTTTTTTTTGGAGTTGTTGGTTCTAACAACGACGTAAACGTTCTTGATTAG